GAAAGCTTTGAGGGCCTGTTTGAACTTGGCGTGTCTGCGCTTCCGCTGCGCGACTTGAGGCCGTCATGAGAGGCGGTCGGCGACCGGGAGCTGTCGTGGTCACCATTCGTGATACTCATGGGGGTGTTGGTCTCCTGCTTCACCTGCGCGTCGTTTGCGCcctcctcaagcttgatTTCCTCCATTTTGCTGGTGGTATACTCGTCATCCTCCATTAGTACATCAGAAGCGATTGCCCAAAGGCCGAGTTTGGAGCGTGGTCTCGGGGATTTGTCGAAGGTACTGTCGCGAGGCGAAAAGACGTGTTGAGGAGTCAATGCAAACGCGAGGGATGACTCGGACAAAGACAGCGGGACGAGTGGAGTGTTAAATGTAGTGGAGCGGGCATACGCCTCGCGCAAGCAGACAGGTGAGTTTTGGGTGACGAAGCAAGCAGAAAGGCGACGGAAGGCGAAGCGAGACAAAGACGTGGAGAGgcgactcgactcgactcgacttGACTTGACAGGCCGGATCCGGGGTAGTATTATTCAGTCACGAGGAAAAGCGACAGGGCAAAACAGAGAGGTCAGGGTTCGTCCAGACCGTGCATCAAAGGATTACAGAGAGTACGGACGAAACGATGCGAGGGACGAAGCCAATTCGAGTCGAGAACGCTTTCGCCGACCTGAACAAAGGCAGAGCAAATAGTAGCATCCATGTTTGGTCGGAATTTTATGACACCGATCCTCCGACACCAGAAGCGGCCCCCGACCGAGGGTTTGGGGGAATTGTAAGCCACTCAGTAATAAAGGTTTATTAGACATATTGTTTTACAACTGTATTTTGTTTGATTTTGAGTATTCATTTCATCaagaattataaaagttGGTGTTGCGCTCAGGATACGGTGGCGGCAATTTCTGGTGGTCCAGTGCTAACGATGTCAATGTGATTGTTTGACCAGATCGATCGGGGCCATTACGTTCTGCAAACAAAGAAAATGTAAGACACTTGTTAATTTACCTACCTATCCAGAAAGAAACACTATAGCACGTTCCATTAAAGAATATCATATTTTCAGGGTGACCCTGTCAAATAGCCGTTCCATGAGCTCTAAAGTCTTATTGACTTTGACCACTGTTCTTTACCTTCTGTTGCACTATTGGGGAATCACTTTGTCAAGCAGCTCAGCGGTCCATGGAAGGTTTGTAATCGATTTACAATCTCTAATCTGGAGAAATAATAACTAACATGACCTAGGAAGGCCACGAGAACACTATCGTCATTACTGCTTTCCAAGCCGACGCGGTTGAGGCTATGTTGTATTTTTTGTATCACTTCGATAACAAACAACCAACGGACGCCATGGTTTTCGATGCCAGAATGTATGAGATTGCAGACAACTATAGGCTCGATTCCCTCAAGGAGCTTGCCGGTGAAAGATTCTACACAAAAATCAGTGCGGAATGGAATAAGGCTGCATACATTGATGCAATCAGTGTGGTGTATACCTCGACCCCTTCCCACGATCGTGGGCTACGACAGGCAGTCGTAAACGCTTCTTTGGCGAACTTCGAGGAACTAATTGATCAGGAAGACTTCGAGAGTGCAGTGAAGGACAACCCGGAATTTGCGTATGACATTATTCGTGAACAGGGTACAACAGGTAGGCACCATATTAACGGGATTCGCGGCATCTATAGCCTTTACTGGCGTCCATTGGCAGATAGATAAGTCTTTGCAGAAATCTTAGTACTAATTGCCCCAAGAGGCGCaataattaaagcctttGTGCCGTCTTAGACCTGCTCCTATGCCTTTTATTTTCGTTTCCTGTGCTCGGACTTTGAGTTTTCTGCCATCCCCTAGGCGGGTTAATGAAGTGTCTCATCTGCTATAGAAACATAGAGGctgtttaatatattttcaAATTGGTAACGAACCGATTGTTGGCCTAGATATGTTTGTTTTAGATAGTGATTGCGGTTTAGCCTGTCTCATTATGGCTTGCATTTagtatctatctatctatctatcttcTAAGACCTGAACTCGTAGATGTGAATCTCCGACGTTGCTTGAATCCTCTATGCTAACAGACCAAACAATAAGCTTGTTCGCTGCCAGAAATCGTTGGCTGACTTGGAGATTCGCTGTCTCGCTGCTATATCATCCAGCTTGGAGTGTTGATAAAACTCGTCCTCAAGTTTTTGTAATAGGTTACTGGATGCCTCCTCCGTGTTGCCGATGCAATGCCGCAAGAGAGAGACATCAAAGAGCCACTGCGTAAAGAGGTCTGCCTTTTGCTCAGAGCTCAACACAAACTTGGTCTCGTTGTCTTGTTTTTCTATCTCTGTGGACGTCTCGGTTCTGGTGTCCTTCTTAGTATCATCACATCCCTCATCTTCTGTATCTTCATCACTCTCAGTGTCTTcgtcatccttcttctctgcgTCTGTATCTGCCTTCTCCGATTTGCTATTCTTTGCATCTTGCTCCTTGTGATTATTTGTTTCCTCAGACAAAATTTCTGCTATCGATTTGTCCCACATGTCGCATAGCTGCTGTGTCAAGTGCTTCTTCATCACAGAAACAGCTGCCTTCGTCCACAGGTCGAGTCCATGATCCGACATCGACATTGAGAGTGATCGCAAGAACAGGAAAATCTCTGGCGAGGGCTGGTTTGGCAGTGCTGGCTCTCCATCCCAAAGTGGTCTACCCGCCACAACCCTTTGCGTGATTCCTTGAGTGGAGAACTCATTGAGCGTAGGCTCCGAAACGGCGATTGCCACATTCTCATGGAGTGAGGGGACAATCTTAAGGCCAAACGTCCTTATAGATGGGCGCTCTGGTAGCTGTTGCCGGATGTCTCGCGTGATGCGGAGGAAGTACATGGCCACCTTGCCATTTCGTGATGACCCAGCACGTTCGTTCCACAAACCTTGAATGTGATCTTCCAGCTCCTTGAAAGACTTGTCGAGCGTAGTGTCAAGCTTCTCCTGCAACATCTGCGGATCGTCTTTGCTTAAAAGCTTTTGCCTAGCCTCAATTGtgtcttcatcttcaatctCGTCATAATCGTTGTCCCAGCGCTGTCGTCGGAGCTGCTCAACCACCTCTTTGACATCATCAATAACATGATACCATGACTTGTAACAATGCGCTACCTTGGAAACAGCATCGTTTCGGCCGTAGAGACGAGACACAACCTCCTGCACGAATGGCGCAGCACCGCTCGCAAGAGCTTCATCGTACCCATCTTCGTCCCAGATACTCACATGCTCATCAGTGATACCGTCCTTCCATCGTCCGAGAGCTGCAGATACCTCGGAGCCGACTAGACGAAGCTTGCTGACCTTGGTGTCTAGAACCTCTAGCATGCGTGAGTTGATGGCCTCGCGGAGAGAATCCTGCATCTCTGATGGGTCAATACCCTTGGCCTTTCCACCATCTCGGATCCAAAGCTCCAAAACGCTTGTTCGTAGTTCCATGATCAACTTGAACTCCGACATTGTACCCAGAGCTTTTCTAAGTCCAGAAAGAAGAACCTCAGATCCCTTCTCAGACCATGCCGATAGCATCTGGCGGGCTTGGCTTCCATCAAGATCATCATGTCTAACAAATGGCGTGAAATATTGTATCTCTTCGTCGCACCAGCGCTCGTAAATA
This Fusarium poae strain DAOMC 252244 chromosome 3, whole genome shotgun sequence DNA region includes the following protein-coding sequences:
- a CDS encoding hypothetical protein (BUSCO:10007at5125), with product MADIDTSKLTSSAQIFSPNNTLPQIRAIHKNLHVAIEEKSTRLRTQVGSSYRDLLGTADTIVNMRDDNDVVQELLGKMGGQCGRAVIGAKATGLSNFVAKENRSAASIAARLRLLDACVLVVGRILKGGGGLGDNVKRGDRLVLSTKVLVLSRLLIKSLLDDVTDPDSRRATETARTSVNKLRRRLLRNVEKVFERAGDETEREDVQKALCAYSLATSSGAKDVLRHFLHVRGEAMSLAFEVEENNRKISAEDVVKSLRLYSRTLLDVQALVPGRLSLALSGLKSHPLLADPSLKQLEGLRLDIYERWCDEEIQYFTPFVRHDDLDGSQARQMLSAWSEKGSEVLLSGLRKALGTMSEFKLIMELRTSVLELWIRDGGKAKGIDPSEMQDSLREAINSRMLEVLDTKVSKLRLVGSEVSAALGRWKDGITDEHVSIWDEDGYDEALASGAAPFVQEVVSRLYGRNDAVSKVAHCYKSWYHVIDDVKEVVEQLRRQRWDNDYDEIEDEDTIEARQKLLSKDDPQMLQEKLDTTLDKSFKELEDHIQGLWNERAGSSRNGKVAMYFLRITRDIRQQLPERPSIRTFGLKIVPSLHENVAIAVSEPTLNEFSTQGITQRVVAGRPLWDGEPALPNQPSPEIFLFLRSLSMSMSDHGLDLWTKAAVSVMKKHLTQQLCDMWDKSIAEILSEETNNHKEQDAKNSKSEKADTDAEKKDDEDTESDEDTEDEGCDDTKKDTRTETSTEIEKQDNETKFVLSSEQKADLFTQWLFDVSLLRHCIGNTEEASSNLLQKLEDEFYQHSKLDDIAARQRISKSANDFWQRTSLLFGLLA